The following are encoded in a window of Amaranthus tricolor cultivar Red isolate AtriRed21 chromosome 2, ASM2621246v1, whole genome shotgun sequence genomic DNA:
- the LOC130806315 gene encoding protein PAF1 homolog, which produces MASYRPYPPPQQASFAPPPAQAPLPPLPHRPQSLGNQYSQNWGSAPPPYSQNYAQAPSNPNFQHSSYNAASHQYQHPPPLPHQQQQQYPFQPPPPPPDSLYPPPPPPPPSSQNSVDNAHQQYYPSSQYSQFSQQPPLQPPPPPPPPPSSPPPNSSAPPPPPPPSSPPPPPRQIKESGGERVKHDRDRRAAKEGNNHFSSRQPKPPVPPGPVKKANGAPGRMETEEERRLRKKREMEKQKLVDRHKQHMKETQNRPKQPQVLPPGAKAHLSISGSRIGERRATPVIGGDRDENPMKRQTAFMCRMKFRNELPDPSSQPKLMNLNRDKDRFTRYTITSLEKMHKPKLYVEPDLGIPLDLLDLSVYNPPVERFPLAPEDEELLRDDEAATPLKRDGIKRKERPSDQGVSWLVKTQYISPLSNDGTKQSLTEKQAKELRELKEGHNVLHNLNNRDRQIKEIQASFEACKSQPVHATKKHLKPVEVLPLLPYFDRYDDQYVVANFDGEPTVDAEMFGKMPKSIREDLEGKAVMKSFTATGSDPDKPERFLGYMVPSTEELSKDIYDEEEDVSFSWVREYNWDVKGEDPDELSTYLVTFDDDAARYLPLPTKLALRKRRAKEGRTQEDGEQFVQPGKLTVRRRDVTAVIERKESMDYSYFRSGPSRSERHESDIEVEEQEAMDHEDVGDDQVGHYSGEEDYMSE; this is translated from the exons ATGGCTTCTTACCGGCCATACCCCCCACCACAGCAAGCATCATTTGCACCTCCTCCAGCTCAAGCCCCACTTCCGCCACTACCACATCGACCCCAATCCCTTGGGAATCAGTATTCTCAAAATTGGGGCTCTGCCCCCCCTCCTTACTCTCAAAACTATGCACAAGCGCCTTCTAATCCTAATTTCCAACATTCAAGTTACAATGCAGCTAGTCATCAATATCAACATCCCCCACCACTGCCGCATCAGCAACAGCAGCAATACCCATTTCAGCCTCCACCACCGCCACCTGATTCATTATATCCGCCTCCACCGCCTCCACCTCCAAGTAGCCAAAATTCAGTTGATAATGCCCATCAACAGTATTACCCGTCTTCACAATACTCTCAATTCAGCCAACAGCCCCCTTTGCAACCACCACCTCCACCCCCACCCCCACCATCTTCTCCGCCTCCTAATTCATCAGCCCCTCCTCCTCCACCCCCACCATCATCTCCCCCCCCTCCACCTCGTCAGATTAAAGAGAGTGGGGGAGAAAGAGTTAAGCATGATAGAGATAGAAGGGCAGCAAAAGAGGGGAATAACCACTTTTCGTCTAGGCAGCCGAAGCCTCCAGTTCCTCCTGGTCCTGTGAAGAAAGCTAACGGGGCTCCAGGGAGAATGGAGACTGAAGAGGAAAGGAGGTTGAGGAAGAAAAGGGAAATGGAGAAGCAAAAGCTAGTAGACAGGCATAAACAGCACATGAAAGAGACACAGAATCGGCCAAAGCAACCCCAGGTTTTGCCTCCTGGAGCAAAAGCTCATTTGTCAATTTCAGGGTCTAGGATAGGTGAGAGACGGGCTACTCCGGTTATTGGTGGTGACAGGGATGAAAACCCGATGAAGAGGCAGACAGCATTTATGTGCAGGATGAA GTTCCGGAATGAACTTCCTGACCCGTCTTCGCAGCCAAAGCTTATGAATTTAAATAGAGACAAGGATAG ATTTACTCGGTATACTATCACGTCATTGGAGAAAATGCATAAGCCAAAGTTATATGTTGAACCTGATCTTGGCATTCCACTTGACCTCCTTGATCTCAGTGTTTACAA CCCTCCCGTAGAGAGATTTCCTCTTGCTCCAGAAGATGAAGAGTTGCTACGTGATGATGAGGCAGCGACCCCGTTGAAGAGAGATGGAATTAAGAGGAAAGAACGCCCTAGTGATCAAGGTGTCTCTTGGCTTGTTAAGACGCAGTATATTTCTCCACTGAGTAATGATGGGACCAAACAG TCTTTGACTGAAAAACAAGCAAAGGAATTGCGTGAATTGAAGGAAGGCCACAATGTCCTGCATAATTTAAACAATAG GGATAGACAAATTAAAGAAATCCAAGCATCGTTTGAGGCTTGCAAATCACAGCCTGTACATGCAACCAAGAAACATTTGAAACCTGTGGAGGTTCTACCGTTGCTTCCTTACTTTGATCG TTATGATGACCAATATGTTGTTGCCAACTTCGATGGGGAACCTACCGTTGACGCAGAGATGTTCGGCAAAATGCCCAAATCTATTCGCGAGGATCTTGAAGGAAAG GCTGTAATGAAAAGTTTTACCGCAACAGGTTCTGATCCTGATAAACCTGAACGATTTTTGGGCTACATGGTCCCATCGACAGAAGAG CTATCGAAGGACATTTATGATGAAGAGGAAGATGTCTCCTTCTCTTGGGTCCGAGAATATAATTGGGAT GTCAAAGGAGAAGACCCTGATGAACTCTCAACATACCTTGTGACATTTGATGACGATGCTGCTCGCTACTTG CCTCTTCCGACAAAACTTGCATTGAGAAAAAGGAGGGCAAAGGAAGGCAGGACTCAAGAAGACGGAGAGCAGTTTGTGCAACCCGGCAAGCTAACTGTCAGACGAAGAGACGTTACTGCTGTTATTGAGAGGAAAGAATCAATG GATTATTCCTACTTCAGATCAGGCCCATCGAGATCAGAAAGACATGAATCTGATATTGAAGTGGAGGAGCAAGAAGCTATGGATCATGAAGATGTCGGGGACGATCAAGTGGGACATTACAGTGGAGAGGAAGATTATATGTCCGAATGA